From Leopardus geoffroyi isolate Oge1 chromosome B4, O.geoffroyi_Oge1_pat1.0, whole genome shotgun sequence, a single genomic window includes:
- the DYRK2 gene encoding dual specificity tyrosine-phosphorylation-regulated kinase 2 isoform X2: protein MNDHLHVGSHSHGQIQVQQLFEDNSNKRTVLTTQPNGLTTVGKTGLPVVPERQLESIHRRQGSSTSLKSMEGMGKVKATPMTPEQAMKQYMQKLTTFEHHEIFSYPEIYFLGPNAKKRQGMTGGPNNGGYDDDQGSYVQVPHDHVAYRYEVLKVIGKGSFGQVVKAYDHKVHQHVALKMVRNEKRFHRQAAEEIRILEHLRKQDKDNTMNVIHMLENFTFRNHICMTFELLSMNLYELIKKNKFQGFSLPLVRKFAHSILQCLDALHKNRIIHCDLKPENILLKQQGRSGIKVIDFGSSCYEHQRVYTYIQSRFYRAPEVILGARYGMPIDMWSLGCILAELLTGYPLLPGEDEGDQLACMIELLGMPSQKLLDASKRAKNFVSSKGYPRYCTVTTLSDGSVVLNGGRSRRGKLRGPPESREWGNALKGCDDPLFLDFLKQCLEWDPAVRMTPGQALRHPWLRRRLPKPPTGEKTSVKRITESTGAITSISKLPPPSSSASKLRTNLAQMTDANGNIQQRTVLPKLVS from the coding sequence ATGAACGATCACTTACATGTCGGCAGCCACAGCCACGGACAGATCCAGGTTCAGCAGCTGTTTGAGGATAATAGTAACAAGCGGACAGTGCTCACGACACAACCAAACGGGCTTACGACAGTGGGTAAGACGGGCTTGCCGGTAGTGCCGGAGCGGCAGCTGGAGAGCATCCATAGGCGGCAGGGGAGCTCCACCTCTCTGAAGTCTATGGAAGGCATGGGGAAGGTGAAAGCCACCCCCATGACACCCGAACAAGCAATGAAGCAATACATGCAAAAACTAACCACCTTTGAACACCACGAGATTTTCAGCTACCCTGAAATCTACTTCTTGGGTCCAAACGCAAAGAAGCGCCAGGGCATGACAGGTGGGCCCAACAATGGTGGCTATGATGATGACCAGGGATCATACGTGCAGGTGCCCCACGATCACGTGGCTTACAGGTACGAGGTCCTCAAGGTCATTGGGAAGGGAAGCTTTGGGCAGGTGGTCAAGGCCTATGACCACAAAGTCCACCAGCACGTGGCCCTGAAGATGGTGCGGAACGAGAAGCGTTTCCACCGGCAGGCAGCAGAGGAGATTCGGATCCTGGAACACCTGCGGAAGCAGGACAAGGACAACACCATGAATGTCATCCACATGCTGGAGAATTTCACCTTCCGAAACCACATCTGCATGACGTTCGAGCTGCTGAGCATGAACCTCTATGAGCTCATCAAGAAGAATAAGTTCCAGGGCTTCAGCCTGCCTTTGGTTCGCAAGTTTGCCCACTCGATTCTGCAGTGCTTGGATGCTTTGCACAAAAACAGAATAATTCACTGTGACCTTAAGCCCGAGAACATTTTATTAAAGCAGCAGGGTAGAAGTGGTATTAAAGTGATCGATTTTGGCTCCAGTTGTTATGAGCATCAGCGCGTCTACACGTACATTCAGTCCCGTTTTTACCGGGCTCCGGAAGTGATCCTTGGCGCCAGATACGGCATGCCCATTGATATGTGGAGCCTGGGTTGCATTTTAGCAGAGCTCCTGACCGGTTACCCCCTCTTGCCTGGGGAAGATGAAGGGGACCAGCTGGCTTGTATGATTGAACTGTTGGGCATGCCCTCCCAGAAACTGCTGGATGCATCCAAACGAGCCAAAAATTTTGTGAGCTCCAAGGGTTATCCCCGTTACTGCACTGTCACGACACTCTCAGATGGCTCTGTGGTTCTCAATGGAGGCCGTTCCaggagggggaaactgaggggCCCACCGGagagcagagagtgggggaaTGCACTGAAGGGGTGTGACGATCCCCTTTTCCTTGACTTCTTGAAACAGTGTTTAGAATGGGATCCTGCGGTTCGCATGACCCCTGGCCAGGCTTTACGGCATCCCTGGCTGAGGAGGCGGTTGCCAAAGCCTCCCACCGGGGAGAAGACGTCAGTGAAAAGGATAACCGAGAGCACTGGTGCTATCACATCCATTTCCAAGTTACCTCCACCTTCCAGCTCAGCTTCCAAACTGAGGACTAATTTGGCACAGATGACAGATGCCAATGGGAATATTCAGCAGAGGACAGTGTTGCCAAAACTGGTTAGCTGA
- the DYRK2 gene encoding dual specificity tyrosine-phosphorylation-regulated kinase 2 isoform X1, giving the protein MLTRKPSAAAPAAYPTGRGGDSAVRQLQASPGLGAGAPRSGVGTGPPSPIALPPLRASNAAAAAHTIGGSKHTMNDHLHVGSHSHGQIQVQQLFEDNSNKRTVLTTQPNGLTTVGKTGLPVVPERQLESIHRRQGSSTSLKSMEGMGKVKATPMTPEQAMKQYMQKLTTFEHHEIFSYPEIYFLGPNAKKRQGMTGGPNNGGYDDDQGSYVQVPHDHVAYRYEVLKVIGKGSFGQVVKAYDHKVHQHVALKMVRNEKRFHRQAAEEIRILEHLRKQDKDNTMNVIHMLENFTFRNHICMTFELLSMNLYELIKKNKFQGFSLPLVRKFAHSILQCLDALHKNRIIHCDLKPENILLKQQGRSGIKVIDFGSSCYEHQRVYTYIQSRFYRAPEVILGARYGMPIDMWSLGCILAELLTGYPLLPGEDEGDQLACMIELLGMPSQKLLDASKRAKNFVSSKGYPRYCTVTTLSDGSVVLNGGRSRRGKLRGPPESREWGNALKGCDDPLFLDFLKQCLEWDPAVRMTPGQALRHPWLRRRLPKPPTGEKTSVKRITESTGAITSISKLPPPSSSASKLRTNLAQMTDANGNIQQRTVLPKLVS; this is encoded by the exons CGGAGTGGGGACCGGCCCGCCCTCCCCGATCGCCCTGCCGCCTCTCCGGGCCAGCAACGCGGCCGCCGCAGCCCACACG ATTGGCGGCAGTAAGCACACAATGAACGATCACTTACATGTCGGCAGCCACAGCCACGGACAGATCCAGGTTCAGCAGCTGTTTGAGGATAATAGTAACAAGCGGACAGTGCTCACGACACAACCAAACGGGCTTACGACAGTGGGTAAGACGGGCTTGCCGGTAGTGCCGGAGCGGCAGCTGGAGAGCATCCATAGGCGGCAGGGGAGCTCCACCTCTCTGAAGTCTATGGAAGGCATGGGGAAGGTGAAAGCCACCCCCATGACACCCGAACAAGCAATGAAGCAATACATGCAAAAACTAACCACCTTTGAACACCACGAGATTTTCAGCTACCCTGAAATCTACTTCTTGGGTCCAAACGCAAAGAAGCGCCAGGGCATGACAGGTGGGCCCAACAATGGTGGCTATGATGATGACCAGGGATCATACGTGCAGGTGCCCCACGATCACGTGGCTTACAGGTACGAGGTCCTCAAGGTCATTGGGAAGGGAAGCTTTGGGCAGGTGGTCAAGGCCTATGACCACAAAGTCCACCAGCACGTGGCCCTGAAGATGGTGCGGAACGAGAAGCGTTTCCACCGGCAGGCAGCAGAGGAGATTCGGATCCTGGAACACCTGCGGAAGCAGGACAAGGACAACACCATGAATGTCATCCACATGCTGGAGAATTTCACCTTCCGAAACCACATCTGCATGACGTTCGAGCTGCTGAGCATGAACCTCTATGAGCTCATCAAGAAGAATAAGTTCCAGGGCTTCAGCCTGCCTTTGGTTCGCAAGTTTGCCCACTCGATTCTGCAGTGCTTGGATGCTTTGCACAAAAACAGAATAATTCACTGTGACCTTAAGCCCGAGAACATTTTATTAAAGCAGCAGGGTAGAAGTGGTATTAAAGTGATCGATTTTGGCTCCAGTTGTTATGAGCATCAGCGCGTCTACACGTACATTCAGTCCCGTTTTTACCGGGCTCCGGAAGTGATCCTTGGCGCCAGATACGGCATGCCCATTGATATGTGGAGCCTGGGTTGCATTTTAGCAGAGCTCCTGACCGGTTACCCCCTCTTGCCTGGGGAAGATGAAGGGGACCAGCTGGCTTGTATGATTGAACTGTTGGGCATGCCCTCCCAGAAACTGCTGGATGCATCCAAACGAGCCAAAAATTTTGTGAGCTCCAAGGGTTATCCCCGTTACTGCACTGTCACGACACTCTCAGATGGCTCTGTGGTTCTCAATGGAGGCCGTTCCaggagggggaaactgaggggCCCACCGGagagcagagagtgggggaaTGCACTGAAGGGGTGTGACGATCCCCTTTTCCTTGACTTCTTGAAACAGTGTTTAGAATGGGATCCTGCGGTTCGCATGACCCCTGGCCAGGCTTTACGGCATCCCTGGCTGAGGAGGCGGTTGCCAAAGCCTCCCACCGGGGAGAAGACGTCAGTGAAAAGGATAACCGAGAGCACTGGTGCTATCACATCCATTTCCAAGTTACCTCCACCTTCCAGCTCAGCTTCCAAACTGAGGACTAATTTGGCACAGATGACAGATGCCAATGGGAATATTCAGCAGAGGACAGTGTTGCCAAAACTGGTTAGCTGA